A genomic window from Salvia miltiorrhiza cultivar Shanhuang (shh) chromosome 5, IMPLAD_Smil_shh, whole genome shotgun sequence includes:
- the LOC131024829 gene encoding high mobility group B protein 15-like, with protein MRVEQGDDGGGGEQTSSTCHPYPPPLATYEDVVCSRDLFMDSLKKLHISMGTKFMIPIVGGRDLDLHRLFVEATSRGGISKIMSEKKWKEVTAVFSFPSSATNASFILRKYYVSLLYHYEQIYFFKAKYWSPTASDAMQSLPPITPPPFGCPEYVTSVSQRTHSASPQQKANTETLIPQVSLTPSAAGSPVCGVIDGKFESGYLITVKIGLEEFKGVLYQVPNSENQMIQTHINNPSLKSGAPRRKRRKKSEIRKRDPAHPKPNRSGYNFFFAEQHARLKPHYHGKDREISRIIGESWNKLQEPERAVYQEKALKDKERYKMEMEVYRESLRTGQITTGTAAPVPQVSLADLNSNVVAFEGAAAPSASACNEEHEASSDKSNMEGFESGGDKDSNCGECSQAETQLKNVDIEVVADEAFDLQTRPDGEEKSSGVVDQGKMLSEDGISVPVEGIELLQPPSIGNESVADL; from the exons ATGAGGGTTGAGCAAGGAGATGATGGAGGTGGGGGGGAGCAGACATCTTCCACTTGTCATCCATATCCACCTCCATTGGCTACATATGAGGATGTAGTGTGCTCTCGTGACCTTTTTATGGATTCTTTGAAGAAGCTCCATATTTCCATGGGAACTAAGTTCAT GATCCCGATCGTAGGGGGTAGGGACTTGGACTTGCATCGCCTCTTTGTTGAAGCTACTTCTCGTGGTGGCATTTCAAAG ATTATGAGtgaaaaaaaatggaaagaagTCACTGCAGTTTTCAGCTTTCCATCCTCAGCCACAAACGCTTCTTTCATACTTCGCAAGTATTATGTTTCGCTGCTTTACCACTACGAACAAATCTACTTCTTTAAGGCGAAATATTGGTCTCCTACAGCTTCTG ATGCTATGCAATCTTTGCCTCCGATCACACCTCCTCCCTTTGGATGCCCTGAGTATGTGACGTCAGTGTCACAACGAACACACTCAGCTTCACCACAACAGAAAGCAAACACTGAAACATTGATTCCTCAAG TATCATTAACACCATCAGCAGCTGGTTCTCCTGTGTGTGGTGTGATCGATGGTAAATTCGAGAGTGGATATCTCATCACCGTGAAAATTGGATTGGAGGAGTTTAAGGGAGTTCTCTATCAAGTCCCAAATAGTGAGAATCAAATGATTCAAACACACATCAACAATCCATCACTAAAATCAGGAGCTCCACGTCGCAAGCGGAGGAAGAAATCCGAGATCAGAAAGAGGGATCCCGCCCATCCGAAGCCTAACAGAAGCGGCTACAACTTCTTCTTCGCGGAGCAGCATGCAAGGCTCAAGCCACACTACCATGGCAAGGATAGAGAGATAAGTAGGATCATCGGGGAATCATGGAATAAGCTGCAAGAACCCGAAAGAGCA gTTTATCAAGAAAAGGCGCTCAAAGACAAGGAACGGTACAAGATGGAGATGGAGGTGTATCGGGAGAGTTTGCGAACGGGGCAGATCACGACGGGCACGGCAGCACCCGTGCCCCAAGTGAGCCTGGCTGATCTCAACAGCAATGTGGTGGCGTTTGAGGGGGCTGCGGCCCCCTCTGCATCTGCATGCAACGAAGAGCATGAGGCGAGCTCGGATAAGAGCAACATGGAAGGGTTTGAGAGTGGTGGCGACAAGGACTCGAATTGTGGTGAGTGCTCGCAGGCAGAGACGCAGCTGAAGAATGTGGACATTGAGGTTGTGGCCGATGAGGCTTTCGATCTGCAGACGAGGCCGGATGGCGAGGAGAAGAGCTCCGGCGTGGTGGATCAAGGTAAGATGTTGTCTGAAGATGGGATATCGGTTCCTGTTGAAGGGATAGAACTGCTGCAGCCACCTAGTATTGGTAATGAATCAGTTGCAGACTTGTAG
- the LOC131026487 gene encoding pentatricopeptide repeat-containing protein At4g32430, mitochondrial-like: MKNLTITPQLQILQKQLIKRPRYFKLPSSYYHGHHMLDEIPSRPNVSVHRFMLNLMNQNRKCEALYVFKNHLQADLSVVNEVALALASKACVGHPRIGRQIHGFAVVSGFMASVSVCNSLMNMYCKSWNLRTALCIFGNLKNPDSVSYNTVLSGFEDNESALLFAREMYSAGIAFDSRTFTSALAHCADGEKFDFGFQLHCLVSKLGFETENFTGNALITLYSKCGKVDDAKRVFSEMPHKDLVSWNAILSGYAQEGNNGFGVIKGFVEMVMEGFKLDHVSFTSVVAACGHERNLDFGRQVHALSVKRGYGNHVKVCNVLMSMYSKCETVEDAVVVFENIIDRNVVSWTTMISIDEEDAMKLFKEMMQDEIWPNDVTFIGLIHAITKHNMMQEGLMVHAFCMKSNFLSETSVANSFITMYGKFQMIEDCIKVFEQIDAREIISWNSLISAYSLNGMYQRALQVFSTASKELTPNPYTFGAVLHAIASSESISLRQGQRCHGFMKKLGLDTDPIVSGALLDMYAKRGSIVESEKIFFELTKKTQVAWTTIISAYSRHGDYEKVMNYFKAMEMEGVRPDSITFLSILTSCSRNGMVDVGREIFYSMINDHSVEPSAEHYSCIVDMLGRAGKLKEAEELLSQIPGGPGISVLQSLLGACRIYGDVEMATRVADTLIEMEPSESGSYVLMSNLFAEKGKWEKVAKIRTMMRQRKVIKEVGFSWADVGNIDNSIDMHGFSSGDKSHRLSNEIYEMTDLLGSEMKRRTRRYDMFI; the protein is encoded by the coding sequence ATGAAGAATCTAACGATAACTCCTCAACTTCAAATCCTTCAGAAACAACTCATAAAACGCCCAAGATATTTCAAGCTGCCGTCCTCATATTACCATGGGCACCACATGCTCGACGAAATACCAAGCCGACCAAATGTCTCTGTTCACCGTTTCATGCTCAATCTCATGAACCAAAACCGCAAGTGCGAAGCACTTTATGTTTTCAAAAATCATCTACAGGCGGATCTTTCCGTAGTCAATGAAGTTGCGCTCGCGCTTGCTTCGAAGGCTTGTGTTGGGCACCCAAGAATTGGGCGTCAAATCCATGGTTTTGCAGTGGTTTCTGGTTTTATGGCCAGTGTTTCTGTGTGTAATTCTTTGATGAACATGTACTGTAAGTCGTGGAATTTGCGGACGGCTTTGTGTATTTTTGGGAATTTGAAGAACCCTGATAGTGTTTCTTACAATACAGTGCTATCAGGGTTTGAAGACAACGAAAGTGCACTTCTTTTTGCTCGTGAGATGTATTCAGCTGGGATTGCTTTTGATTCGAGAACTTTTACTAGTGCTCTTGCCCATTGTGCAGATGGTGAGAAATTTGATTTCGGGTTTCAGTTGCATTGTCTTGTTTCGAAGTTAGGTTTTGAGACGGAGAATTTTACTGGGAATGCGCTAATTACACTGTATTCGAAATGTGGAAAAGTTGATGATGCTAAAAGGGTGTTCAGTGAAATGCCCCACAAAGATTTGGTTTCATGGAACGCTATTCTTTCCGGCTATGCTCAGGAGGGCAATAATGGATTTGGAGTCATTAAGGGATTTGTTGAGATGGTGATGGAAGGCTTCAAGCTTGATCATGTCTCATTTACAAGTGTGGTTGCAGCTTGTGGTCATGAGAGAAACCTCGATTTTGGTAGGCAGGTACATGCTTTGTCAGTGAAAAGAGGATACGGTAATCATGTCAAGGTTTGTAATGTTCTCATGTCTATGTATTCTAAATGCGAAACTGTTGAAGATGCAGTAGTTGTCTTTGAGAATATTATTGACCGTAATGTAGTGTCTTGGACAACAATGATCTCTATAGATGAAGAGGATGCTATGAAGTTATTCAAGGAGATGATGCAAGATGAAATATGGCCGAATGATGTTACATTCATTGGGTTGATTCATGCGATAACAAAACACAATATGATGCAAGAAGGCTTAATGGTGCATGCGTTCTGTATGAAGTCAAACTTCCTTTCCGAAACTAGTGTGGCAAATAGTTTCATAACCATGTATGGCAAGTTTCAGATGATAGAAGACTGCATTAAGGTTTTTGAGCAGATTGATGCTAGAGAAATCATATCATGGAATTCTCTAATATCTGCTTATTCTCTGAATGGCATGTACCAGAGAGCTTTACAAGTATTCTCGACAGCTTCTAAAGAATTAACACCAAACCCTTATACATTTGGTGCTGTCTTACATGCAATAGCTTCATCTGAATCGATTTCTCTTAGGCAGGGCCAACGATGCCATGGCTTTATGAAGAAACTTGGATTGGATACTGATCCAATCGTCTCTGGTGCACTTCTTGACATGTATGCAAAACGGGGGAGCATTGTTGAATCTGAGAAGATATTTTTTGAGTTGACAAAGAAAACCCAAGTTGCTTGGACAACTATAATCTCTGCCTACTCAAGGCATGGGGACTACGAAAAAGTGATGAATTATTTTAAGGCAATGGAGATGGAAGGCGTCAGGCCTGACTCCATTACATTTCTTTCCATTTTGACATCATGCAGTCGCAATGGGATGGTTGATGTAGGCCGtgaaattttttattcaatGATTAATGATCATTCTGTGGAACCATCAGCTGAGCATTATTCTTGTATTGTGGATATGTTGGGTCGGGCAGGGAAGCTGAAAGAAGCTGAAGAACTTCTGAGCCAGATCCCGGGAGGACCTGGAATATCTGTCCTACAAAGCCTACTTGGGGCTTGTAGGATTTATGGAGATGTAGAGATGGCAACTAGGGTTGCTGATACTTTGATTGAAATGGAGCCTAGTGAATCGGGTTCTTACGTTCTTATGTCTAACTTGTTCGCTGAGAAGGGGAAGTGGGAAAAGGTTGCGAAAATTAGGACAATGATGAGACAGAGAAAAGTGATCAAAGAAGTAGGATTTAGTTGGGCAGATGTAGGCAACATTGACAACTCAATTGATATGCATGGATTTTCATCTGGAGACAAGTCACATCGTCTGTCTAACGAAATCTATGAAATGACTGACTTGCTAGGATCAGAGATGAAACGAAGAACAAGACGCTATGATATGTTCATATAA
- the LOC131026184 gene encoding probable disease resistance protein At1g58602 isoform X1 has product MAESAILVALETLRNLLLDEAKFLSGVGSQVKGLESQLKEMQCLLEDTDRSRQHKSKSVGYWILEIRDLVYQAEDVIEMYSVVQVSSRSGRGIRQFCQRFSCLPNRCCSLYKIGWEISEIRSAIGRVYKSIHEYGLRSIIQEENSGPASENQRWQRKTYSFETSDCFVGMEEDLKRLVSLTVDDNLNRVISVWGMGGLGKTTIVRKVYNHVDVKHAFDSFAWVCITQQCQIRFVLEEVIKQLMPQQKEHAMHLSDTELVEQLFQVQKEKRCLIVLDDLWKIEHRDCLLGVFVDSQILMTTRKQNVADVGLSYKLGLLSMADGWELLKCKAFPRNYIPPDFGLQFELFEEVGKKMVKICGYLPLVISLLGGILSKRRSLKEWELVNKNIDDYLFSAGSTDQDNKINAVILDLSYEDLPSYLKPCFLYMGQFVEDQYIYGDNLYMLWIAEGLISVENRASEETLMDVAKCYLSELASRCMVEIVAQETVSSKRYVSCHLHDVVRDLCLLKGKKEDFRLKVVNCQAQGGRFDVLSPSVLGIKTRYLAMHFRGEVEVEHDQLTTTHEETNQHIRSLKFICHSKQRKINFPNSVLEYFHNFKLVRVLVFEGCNFQRRKLPKEIGNLIHLRYLRLRNCVFTELPSSISNLIYLCTLDLFHSWDVRIPNVLHKLIRLKHLFLPDYRKTSNARTYQLSLEGLNKLETLIGFDSLFHDWKSVSRMKNLQRLRATVHDTKTLSEIIDDLNTNWNNLHESTLIIKDGCELTSSEQEVPILKKLFTCSNLHSLWIDMRMQKLQQEIETQVVFPRLVFLTVRNCKIEDDPMLMLEMLPCLESLCLWPCSYVGKKMTCRATGFCKLKTIQLWGLPNLTEWKVEKGAMPILSELEIRHCPKLGKVQDELRSITNLEELEISEIPGFGKWVSGRKRGVQHCFPCSFRHHPSTDWPIS; this is encoded by the exons ATGGCTGAATCAGCAATCCTTGTTGCTTTAGAAACCCTTCGGAATCTGCTGCTTGATGAAGCAAAATTCTTGTCTGGGGTGGGCAGTCAAGTGAAGGGATTGGAATCGCAGCTCAAAGAGATGCAGTGTCTGCTAGAGGACACTGACAGATCAAGACAACACAAAAGCAAGAGCGTTGGTTATTGGATTCTAGAAATCAGAGATCTTGTGTACCAAGCTGAAGATGTGATTGAAATGTATTCGGTTGTTCAAGTTTCTTCCAGAAGTGGAAGAGGCATTAGACAGTTCTGTCAAAGATTTTCTTGTCTCCCAAATCGCTGCTGCAGTCTCTACAAGATTGGTTGGGAGATTTCAGAAATCAGATCAGCTATTGGAAGAGTCTACAAAAGCATCCACGAGTATGGCCTAAGAAGTATTATTCAAGAAGAAAACTCAGGTCCTGCAAGTGAAAACCAAAGATGGCAAAGAAAAACATATTCTTTTGAAACCAGTGATTGCTTTGTGGGAATGGAGGAAGATTTGAAACGACTTGTTTCTCTTACAGTTGATGATAACCTAAACCGAGTTATTTCAGTGTGGGGAATGGGTGGACTAGGAAAGACAACCATTGTTCGGAAAGTGTACAACCATGTCGATGTTAAGCATGCTTTTGATTCCTTCGCTTGGGTTTGTATTACTCAACAATGCCAAATTAGATTTGTTTTGGAAGAAGTCATTAAGCAGTTAATGCCACAACAGAAGGAACATGCTATGCATCTAAGCGATAcagagttggttgagcaactctttcaagtccaaaaagaaaaaagatgtcTGATTGTATTGGACGATCTCTGGAAAATCGAACACCGGGATTGTCTGTTGGGTGTCTTTGTAGATAGCCAGATTTTGATGACAACTCGAAAACAGAATGTTGCAGATGTGGGATTATCCTACAAACTTGGGCTCCTAAGCATGGCTGATGGCTGGGAACTGCTCAAATGCAAAGCATTCCCAAGAAACTACATCCCACCAG ACTTTGGACTTCAATTTGAATTGTTTGAGGAAGTTGGTAAAAAGATGGTGAAAATTTGTGGGTATCTACCATTAGTAATTTCTCTTCTGGGAGGGATCTTAAGCAAACGGCGATCATTGAAGGAGTGGGAGTtggtaaataaaaatattgatgATTACTTGTTTAGTGCTGGAAGCACTGATCAGGACAATAAGATCAATGCGGTAATACTAGATTTAAGTTATGAGGACCTACCGTCTTACTTGAAACCGTGTTTCCTTTATATGGGTCAATTTGTAGAGGATCAATACATATATGGTGACAATCTGTACATGTTGTGGATAGCAGAAGGCTTGATATCAGTTGAGAATCGAGCAAGTGAGGAGACGTTAATGGATGTTGCAAAATGCTACTTGAGTGAATTGGCGTCTAGGTGCATGGTTGAAATTGTAGCGCAGGAAACTGTATCAAGTAAACGATATGTCTCCTGCCATCTTCATGATGTCGTACGCGATCTATGTTTGTTGAAGGGGAAGAAGGAGGACTTTCGTCTCAAGGTTGTGAATTGTCAAGCTCAAGGGGGAAGATTTGATGTGTTGAGTCCATCTGTTTTGGGTATTAAAACTCGATATTTGGCAATGCATTTTAGAGGAGAAGTGGAAGTAGAACATGATCAACTTACGACCACTCATGAAGAAACTAACCAACACATTCGATCTCTCAAGTTTATCTGTCATTCAAAACAGAGGAAAATCAACTTCCCAAATAGTGTTCTTGAATATTTCCATAACTTCAAACTGGTCAGAGTTTTAGTATTTGAAGGCTGCAACTTCCAACGACGAAAGTTACCAAAAGAAATTGGTAATCTAATTCACCTTAGATACTTGCGCTTGCGAAATTGTGTATTTACTGAATTGCCATCCTCCATCAGCAACTTGATATACTTGTGCACGCTAGATCTATTCCATTCATGGGATGTCCGAATACCAAATGTTTTGCACAAACTGATTCGGTTAAAGCACTTGTTTCTTCCTGATTACCGGAAAACCAGCAATGCCAGAACCTACCAGCTTAGTTTGGAAGGCCTTAACAAGCTGGAGACGCTGATTGGGTTTGACAGCTTGTTCCATGATTGGAAATCTGTGTCGAGAATGAAGAATCTCCAGCGCCTTCGAGCCACAGTGCATGATACAAAAACCCTATCCGAAATCATTGATGACCTCAACACTAACTGGAATAATCTGCATGAATCTACACTTATCATCAAAGATGGTTGTGAGTTAACATCTTCAGAACAAGAGGTACCAATTTTAAAGAAGCTGTTCACATGTTCCAATCTTCATTCTTTGTGGATAGACATGCGTATGCAGAAGCTGCAACAAGAAATCGAAACTCAAGTAGTTTTTCCAAGACTTGTGTTCTTGACAGTGAGAAACTGCAAAATTGAGGATGATCCAATGCTTATGCTGGAGATGCTGCCTTGCCTAGAATCTTTGTGCTTATGGCCATGTTCCTATGTGGGGAAGAAAATGACTTGTCGTGCAACAGGCTTCTGTAAGCTCAAAACTATTCAGTTGTGGGGTTTACCAAATCTGACAGAGTGGAAAGTTGAAAAAGGAGCCATGCCAATCCTTTCTGAGCTTGAAATCAGGCACTGTCCAAAGTTGGGGAAGGTTCAAGATGAACTGAGATCTATTACAAATTTGGAGGAACTTGAAATTTCCGAAATTCCAGGATTTGGAAAATGGGTTTCTGGGAGAAAGAGAGGTGTTCAACACTGTTTTCCATGCTCCTTTCGTCACCATCCCTCAACCGACTGGCCTATTTCATGA
- the LOC131026184 gene encoding probable disease resistance protein At1g58602 isoform X2 has protein sequence MQCLLEDTDRSRQHKSKSVGYWILEIRDLVYQAEDVIEMYSVVQVSSRSGRGIRQFCQRFSCLPNRCCSLYKIGWEISEIRSAIGRVYKSIHEYGLRSIIQEENSGPASENQRWQRKTYSFETSDCFVGMEEDLKRLVSLTVDDNLNRVISVWGMGGLGKTTIVRKVYNHVDVKHAFDSFAWVCITQQCQIRFVLEEVIKQLMPQQKEHAMHLSDTELVEQLFQVQKEKRCLIVLDDLWKIEHRDCLLGVFVDSQILMTTRKQNVADVGLSYKLGLLSMADGWELLKCKAFPRNYIPPDFGLQFELFEEVGKKMVKICGYLPLVISLLGGILSKRRSLKEWELVNKNIDDYLFSAGSTDQDNKINAVILDLSYEDLPSYLKPCFLYMGQFVEDQYIYGDNLYMLWIAEGLISVENRASEETLMDVAKCYLSELASRCMVEIVAQETVSSKRYVSCHLHDVVRDLCLLKGKKEDFRLKVVNCQAQGGRFDVLSPSVLGIKTRYLAMHFRGEVEVEHDQLTTTHEETNQHIRSLKFICHSKQRKINFPNSVLEYFHNFKLVRVLVFEGCNFQRRKLPKEIGNLIHLRYLRLRNCVFTELPSSISNLIYLCTLDLFHSWDVRIPNVLHKLIRLKHLFLPDYRKTSNARTYQLSLEGLNKLETLIGFDSLFHDWKSVSRMKNLQRLRATVHDTKTLSEIIDDLNTNWNNLHESTLIIKDGCELTSSEQEVPILKKLFTCSNLHSLWIDMRMQKLQQEIETQVVFPRLVFLTVRNCKIEDDPMLMLEMLPCLESLCLWPCSYVGKKMTCRATGFCKLKTIQLWGLPNLTEWKVEKGAMPILSELEIRHCPKLGKVQDELRSITNLEELEISEIPGFGKWVSGRKRGVQHCFPCSFRHHPSTDWPIS, from the exons ATGCAGTGTCTGCTAGAGGACACTGACAGATCAAGACAACACAAAAGCAAGAGCGTTGGTTATTGGATTCTAGAAATCAGAGATCTTGTGTACCAAGCTGAAGATGTGATTGAAATGTATTCGGTTGTTCAAGTTTCTTCCAGAAGTGGAAGAGGCATTAGACAGTTCTGTCAAAGATTTTCTTGTCTCCCAAATCGCTGCTGCAGTCTCTACAAGATTGGTTGGGAGATTTCAGAAATCAGATCAGCTATTGGAAGAGTCTACAAAAGCATCCACGAGTATGGCCTAAGAAGTATTATTCAAGAAGAAAACTCAGGTCCTGCAAGTGAAAACCAAAGATGGCAAAGAAAAACATATTCTTTTGAAACCAGTGATTGCTTTGTGGGAATGGAGGAAGATTTGAAACGACTTGTTTCTCTTACAGTTGATGATAACCTAAACCGAGTTATTTCAGTGTGGGGAATGGGTGGACTAGGAAAGACAACCATTGTTCGGAAAGTGTACAACCATGTCGATGTTAAGCATGCTTTTGATTCCTTCGCTTGGGTTTGTATTACTCAACAATGCCAAATTAGATTTGTTTTGGAAGAAGTCATTAAGCAGTTAATGCCACAACAGAAGGAACATGCTATGCATCTAAGCGATAcagagttggttgagcaactctttcaagtccaaaaagaaaaaagatgtcTGATTGTATTGGACGATCTCTGGAAAATCGAACACCGGGATTGTCTGTTGGGTGTCTTTGTAGATAGCCAGATTTTGATGACAACTCGAAAACAGAATGTTGCAGATGTGGGATTATCCTACAAACTTGGGCTCCTAAGCATGGCTGATGGCTGGGAACTGCTCAAATGCAAAGCATTCCCAAGAAACTACATCCCACCAG ACTTTGGACTTCAATTTGAATTGTTTGAGGAAGTTGGTAAAAAGATGGTGAAAATTTGTGGGTATCTACCATTAGTAATTTCTCTTCTGGGAGGGATCTTAAGCAAACGGCGATCATTGAAGGAGTGGGAGTtggtaaataaaaatattgatgATTACTTGTTTAGTGCTGGAAGCACTGATCAGGACAATAAGATCAATGCGGTAATACTAGATTTAAGTTATGAGGACCTACCGTCTTACTTGAAACCGTGTTTCCTTTATATGGGTCAATTTGTAGAGGATCAATACATATATGGTGACAATCTGTACATGTTGTGGATAGCAGAAGGCTTGATATCAGTTGAGAATCGAGCAAGTGAGGAGACGTTAATGGATGTTGCAAAATGCTACTTGAGTGAATTGGCGTCTAGGTGCATGGTTGAAATTGTAGCGCAGGAAACTGTATCAAGTAAACGATATGTCTCCTGCCATCTTCATGATGTCGTACGCGATCTATGTTTGTTGAAGGGGAAGAAGGAGGACTTTCGTCTCAAGGTTGTGAATTGTCAAGCTCAAGGGGGAAGATTTGATGTGTTGAGTCCATCTGTTTTGGGTATTAAAACTCGATATTTGGCAATGCATTTTAGAGGAGAAGTGGAAGTAGAACATGATCAACTTACGACCACTCATGAAGAAACTAACCAACACATTCGATCTCTCAAGTTTATCTGTCATTCAAAACAGAGGAAAATCAACTTCCCAAATAGTGTTCTTGAATATTTCCATAACTTCAAACTGGTCAGAGTTTTAGTATTTGAAGGCTGCAACTTCCAACGACGAAAGTTACCAAAAGAAATTGGTAATCTAATTCACCTTAGATACTTGCGCTTGCGAAATTGTGTATTTACTGAATTGCCATCCTCCATCAGCAACTTGATATACTTGTGCACGCTAGATCTATTCCATTCATGGGATGTCCGAATACCAAATGTTTTGCACAAACTGATTCGGTTAAAGCACTTGTTTCTTCCTGATTACCGGAAAACCAGCAATGCCAGAACCTACCAGCTTAGTTTGGAAGGCCTTAACAAGCTGGAGACGCTGATTGGGTTTGACAGCTTGTTCCATGATTGGAAATCTGTGTCGAGAATGAAGAATCTCCAGCGCCTTCGAGCCACAGTGCATGATACAAAAACCCTATCCGAAATCATTGATGACCTCAACACTAACTGGAATAATCTGCATGAATCTACACTTATCATCAAAGATGGTTGTGAGTTAACATCTTCAGAACAAGAGGTACCAATTTTAAAGAAGCTGTTCACATGTTCCAATCTTCATTCTTTGTGGATAGACATGCGTATGCAGAAGCTGCAACAAGAAATCGAAACTCAAGTAGTTTTTCCAAGACTTGTGTTCTTGACAGTGAGAAACTGCAAAATTGAGGATGATCCAATGCTTATGCTGGAGATGCTGCCTTGCCTAGAATCTTTGTGCTTATGGCCATGTTCCTATGTGGGGAAGAAAATGACTTGTCGTGCAACAGGCTTCTGTAAGCTCAAAACTATTCAGTTGTGGGGTTTACCAAATCTGACAGAGTGGAAAGTTGAAAAAGGAGCCATGCCAATCCTTTCTGAGCTTGAAATCAGGCACTGTCCAAAGTTGGGGAAGGTTCAAGATGAACTGAGATCTATTACAAATTTGGAGGAACTTGAAATTTCCGAAATTCCAGGATTTGGAAAATGGGTTTCTGGGAGAAAGAGAGGTGTTCAACACTGTTTTCCATGCTCCTTTCGTCACCATCCCTCAACCGACTGGCCTATTTCATGA